ACAAAATATCTATAAATATTATCATTTTCAAATTTAAATAATACGCAAACGTTTGCGTTGTTTTTTTACCAAAATAAAAAAATCTACTCCCAAGTTGCTGTTTGCAATAAGCTAAATTCGTTAACTTTGATATTCTCCCCACCAAATTAGGTGCTACAGCCGACCGACCAAACTGATAATAGTTACCGATTAGATCTCCAACACTTGGATTCTGATCAGGATCACGATTGTAATCTGCTTTAAAATTATGCCGCATCCAGACCTGACCATTTATACTGACTCTATATTTTATAACAATGTAGCTATTTCCTTTCCCTCTGCATATGCCTTACCCCAACCACATAAACTTTCCAATATGGGTATAAGATCCAAACCTTTGCTGGTTAAAATATAGGCCACCCCCGGTGGTACAGTACCTTGAATATCTGCTTTTAGCAAAATAGCATGTGTTTCTAATTCTTTTAGCTGCCTAGCTAAAACCTGCTCAGAAATATTGGGTAGTTCCTTCTGTAGCAAATGGAACCTATTGTTCCCCTGACTAATTGAATAAACAATCTGGGATTTCCACCGTCCACTGATCATAGCGATCGCAGAATTTAGCTCACAGACCTGAAAAAGGAACTTCTCATTAATGGCGTTGGTCGAATTACTTTTACGCATAACTGTTGAATTAAAACCTAACAATTTTGTTAGTCATTGACTGCAGTAAAATATCAGTTGATATTTGTAGTACAAAGTTAAGAAATCCAAACAACATGAAATATCTTATTACAGTTATCACACTTCTATACTCGTGGGGCCTTAGTGCTCAGGAACAGTTTGTCATTCAATCAAAATATCTTCAGAAACAGGATACTGTCCTCGTTTTTAAGCCGAAAACTTATAATAAGAATACGAAGTATCCCATAGTTTATTTATTGCATGGCTATAGCGAAAATTACAAGCAATGGAACCATACTGTCGATCTTCAGCAGATGGCTGATCAATATGGTTTTATTGTTGTCACTCCAGATGGTTATACATCTTTTTACCTTAATAGTCCATTGGGAAATGAAATGCAATATGATGACTTTTTCTTCAAGGAACTCAGCCCCACAATACATCAGGCTTATAATGTTGACAGAGACAATATCTTTATCAGTGGATTGAGCATGGGTGGGTATGGCGCATTAAGA
The window above is part of the Sphingobacterium sp. ML3W genome. Proteins encoded here:
- a CDS encoding helix-turn-helix domain-containing protein — encoded protein: MRKSNSTNAINEKFLFQVCELNSAIAMISGRWKSQIVYSISQGNNRFHLLQKELPNISEQVLARQLKELETHAILLKADIQGTVPPGVAYILTSKGLDLIPILESLCGWGKAYAEGKEIATLL
- a CDS encoding alpha/beta hydrolase-fold protein; translated protein: MKYLITVITLLYSWGLSAQEQFVIQSKYLQKQDTVLVFKPKTYNKNTKYPIVYLLHGYSENYKQWNHTVDLQQMADQYGFIVVTPDGYTSFYLNSPLGNEMQYDDFFFKELSPTIHQAYNVDRDNIFISGLSMGGYGALRLFVLHDDYFNTAGCSSGALKIDFNIFQKVSQHFWKNNRLVDDTKKLLGGAENNYINWNDYSILEIISKRPNFKRNFIFDCGSEDILYPASMELKQLVDSIGIPATFISRPGDHNTAYWNSSIAYHFIYFKQHMK